A part of Bacteroidia bacterium genomic DNA contains:
- a CDS encoding VWA domain-containing protein: MPQAFRMKDILNLCLYWFIGSIVFTQVAFSQVNRNYNSAKNEKQKDSSKESIKLNLRLGSPFFNPNMPECVLQIAIQANPTPENKVNAGINIVFLIDVSATMFRSGNIQFVKTAIDSIKNTLNRTDNLAVVAFSSEASILSNLKILGTGSWLTQLLDTLESGSSTNMQAGLLAAYSVLERGDQPGSVNRIILFTDGVTNARQNIPDEITEKIQLSKNRGIQLSIFGLGQDIDTEQLTTWAKYGNGNFYAVLETQLTEQLSTEISTLLAPVATQLQIALEYPNTMKIRKFLGKGTQIEFGKTIAQLPVIQENKNYTWIATFDPPASKQPVTPKVTVTYFDPNKKRTIQFEQTITLKPTDDSSTNFLTDPEVRYAVVIQEATLFAQQIEKLIHNNSWNQAQETCNQAIGYIQTYYPNPTEPATQALFQQLQKYQELIDGNVADSK; this comes from the coding sequence ATGCCACAAGCCTTCCGGATGAAAGATATTCTGAACCTTTGTCTTTATTGGTTTATTGGGAGTATAGTATTCACACAAGTTGCTTTTAGTCAGGTGAATAGAAATTATAATTCTGCAAAAAATGAAAAGCAAAAAGATAGTTCCAAAGAATCAATAAAATTAAACTTACGCTTAGGAAGCCCATTTTTTAACCCTAATATGCCGGAATGTGTATTGCAGATAGCTATTCAAGCAAACCCTACTCCTGAAAATAAGGTTAATGCAGGTATAAACATTGTTTTTTTGATAGATGTAAGTGCTACGATGTTTCGTTCAGGCAACATCCAGTTTGTTAAAACTGCTATTGATTCTATTAAAAACACTTTAAATCGAACCGATAATCTTGCAGTGGTCGCCTTTTCCAGTGAAGCATCCATTCTTAGCAACCTAAAAATCTTAGGTACAGGCAGTTGGCTTACTCAGTTATTGGATACCTTAGAATCCGGCAGCAGTACCAATATGCAGGCAGGTTTATTGGCGGCCTATTCCGTGTTGGAAAGAGGCGACCAGCCCGGTAGCGTTAATCGGATAATTCTTTTTACAGACGGAGTAACTAATGCCCGCCAAAACATCCCTGATGAAATCACCGAAAAAATTCAACTCTCTAAAAATAGAGGCATTCAGCTATCTATTTTTGGATTAGGGCAAGATATTGATACAGAACAACTAACTACCTGGGCTAAGTATGGAAACGGTAATTTTTATGCCGTATTGGAAACCCAACTGACAGAACAACTATCAACGGAAATAAGCACTCTTTTGGCACCGGTTGCTACACAACTTCAAATAGCACTTGAATACCCAAACACGATGAAAATCAGAAAGTTTTTGGGAAAAGGCACTCAAATAGAATTTGGTAAAACTATTGCACAGCTTCCGGTCATTCAGGAAAATAAAAACTATACTTGGATAGCTACTTTTGACCCACCGGCATCTAAGCAGCCCGTTACACCAAAAGTTACCGTAACCTATTTTGACCCAAATAAAAAAAGAACCATTCAATTTGAACAAACAATTACCTTAAAACCAACTGACGATTCAAGTACAAATTTTCTAACAGACCCAGAAGTTAGATATGCCGTTGTGATACAAGAAGCAACTCTTTTTGCCCAACAGATAGAAAAACTTATCCACAATAATTCTTGGAATCAAGCACAAGAAACTTGTAATCAAGCAATAGGCTATATCCAAACTTACTATCCAAACCCTACTGAACCGGCTACACAGGCACTTTTTCAGCAGTTACAGAAATACCAAGAACTTATTGACGGAAATGTAGCTGATAGCAAATAG
- a CDS encoding M20 family metallopeptidase, which yields MLIQEIQQLSLHYFSMVQRIRRHLHQNPELSFEEHETAKYISQELTTMGIAHEVGITGNGIVASISGKTTGTVLALRADIDALPIQEENDVLYRSCVSGKMHACGHDAHTASLLGTIAILNHFKSELSGTIKFIFQPAEERLPGGASLMIQAGVLQNPTVNNIIGQHVMPLIPIGKIGVRKGKYMASADEIYLTIRGKGGHGAQPHTTIDPVTIAAQLIVTLQQVISRIADPRTPSVLTFGKIQAEGSTNIIPEQVYLEGTFRTFDEHWRTQAHQKIKDITYALVGSFGAAADLQIKRGYPVLCNDESLTQSVQQAIEQYVGADNIVNLDLWTASEDFAYYTQVIPGCFYRLGTRNEDKGIIHGLHTPHFDIDEDALKIAPGLMAWIAICQLQANS from the coding sequence ATGTTAATCCAAGAAATTCAACAGCTATCACTGCATTATTTTTCGATGGTGCAGCGCATTCGCAGGCATTTGCACCAAAATCCGGAACTCTCTTTTGAAGAACATGAAACGGCAAAATATATTTCCCAAGAACTTACTACTATGGGAATTGCCCATGAAGTAGGAATTACAGGCAATGGAATTGTAGCTTCTATTTCCGGAAAAACAACAGGAACTGTTTTAGCACTACGTGCTGATATTGACGCTTTACCTATCCAAGAAGAAAATGATGTATTATATCGTTCTTGCGTATCCGGAAAAATGCACGCCTGCGGCCATGATGCGCACACAGCTTCTTTATTGGGAACTATCGCTATTTTGAACCATTTTAAATCTGAATTATCGGGAACAATTAAATTTATTTTTCAGCCGGCAGAAGAACGGCTACCCGGCGGAGCTTCTCTGATGATTCAAGCAGGAGTTTTACAAAATCCAACTGTGAATAACATCATTGGCCAGCACGTCATGCCCTTAATTCCGATAGGAAAAATCGGAGTCCGAAAAGGAAAATACATGGCCTCCGCTGATGAAATCTACCTGACCATCCGAGGAAAAGGGGGGCACGGCGCACAACCCCACACAACAATTGACCCCGTTACTATTGCTGCTCAACTAATTGTAACTCTGCAGCAAGTTATTAGCCGAATAGCTGACCCCAGAACCCCCTCCGTATTAACATTCGGAAAAATTCAGGCAGAAGGCTCTACCAACATCATTCCAGAGCAAGTATATCTGGAAGGCACATTTCGAACCTTTGATGAGCACTGGAGAACCCAAGCACACCAAAAAATCAAAGATATTACATACGCTTTGGTAGGTAGCTTTGGGGCAGCAGCCGACTTACAAATAAAAAGAGGATACCCAGTCTTGTGCAATGACGAATCATTAACACAATCAGTTCAACAAGCAATTGAGCAATATGTAGGCGCAGATAATATTGTTAATCTTGATTTATGGACTGCCTCTGAAGACTTTGCTTACTATACCCAAGTTATCCCCGGCTGTTTTTACCGATTAGGTACCAGAAACGAAGACAAAGGAATTATTCATGGCCTACACACACCACACTTTGATATTGATGAAGATGCCTTAAAAATTGCTCCGGGATTAATGGCTTGGATAGCTATCTGCCAACTTCAAGCTAACTCATAA
- a CDS encoding heavy metal translocating P-type ATPase, with product MATKNQNTITQSFPVLGMTCASCANSVQTMVQSQEGVIKAEVNFATGNLVVEYLPNMTDANQLQKAVQSIGYDLLVEEESSQQETLEAIHEKKFKTLKSKTIWAVILSLPVVVVGMFFMNMPYGNEIMFAFATPVVLWLGRDFFINAWKQAKHRSANMDTLVALSTGIAYTFSVFNMLFPKFWHQRGLHAHVYFEAAAVIIAFILLGKLLEEKAKGNTSTAIKKLMGLQPKTVIVIQSNGVEKEIAIEEVSVGDVILVKPGEKIAVDGMVISGTSYVDESMLSGEPIPVLKMENEKVFAGTINQKGSFQFKAIKVGKETMLAHIIKMVQDAQGSKAPVQKLVDKIAGIFVPVVMGIAILTFILWIILGGESGVVQGLLAAITVLVIACPCALGLATPTAIMVGVGKGAEKGILIKDAESLELAKKVDAIILDKTGTITEGRPEVIGIKWLQNDDSAKDILFSIEKQSEHPLAEAIVKHLDGAANTSLTQFNSITGQGAKANHNDETYFVGNKKLLFENNISMSKELQQQADEWSNQTKTVIWFSDSKQVLAVLAISDKIKETSVQAIKELQDMGIDLYMLTGDNEATAKAIAEQTGIKHYKAEVLPQHKADFVKELQQRGNIVAMVGDGINDSTALATADVSIAMGKGSDIAMDVAKMTIISSDLTKIPQAIKLSKQTVTTIKQNLFWAFIYNLIGIPIAAGILYPVNGFLLNPMIAGAAMALSSVSVVSNSLRLKWKK from the coding sequence ATGGCAACAAAAAATCAAAATACAATCACGCAGAGTTTTCCGGTATTAGGAATGACTTGTGCCTCCTGCGCCAATAGTGTACAAACCATGGTTCAATCACAAGAAGGCGTGATAAAGGCAGAAGTCAATTTTGCTACCGGTAATTTGGTGGTAGAATATTTACCCAACATGACTGATGCCAACCAATTACAAAAAGCAGTACAATCTATCGGTTATGATTTGTTGGTAGAAGAGGAATCTTCACAACAAGAAACACTGGAAGCTATTCACGAAAAGAAATTTAAAACGTTGAAGAGTAAAACAATTTGGGCAGTTATTTTATCACTTCCTGTTGTTGTCGTTGGTATGTTTTTCATGAATATGCCTTATGGCAATGAAATTATGTTTGCTTTTGCCACTCCAGTTGTACTATGGTTAGGTCGTGATTTTTTCATCAATGCATGGAAACAAGCCAAGCATCGCTCTGCTAATATGGACACTTTGGTAGCGTTGAGTACAGGCATCGCCTACACATTCAGCGTGTTCAATATGTTATTTCCTAAGTTTTGGCATCAAAGAGGTTTGCACGCTCATGTTTACTTTGAAGCAGCAGCGGTTATTATTGCCTTTATTCTGTTAGGTAAATTATTAGAAGAAAAAGCTAAAGGAAATACTTCTACCGCCATTAAAAAATTAATGGGCTTGCAGCCGAAAACGGTTATAGTCATTCAATCTAATGGAGTCGAAAAAGAAATAGCTATTGAAGAAGTAAGTGTGGGTGATGTGATTTTGGTTAAACCAGGAGAAAAAATTGCTGTGGACGGAATGGTGATTTCAGGTACTTCCTATGTAGATGAAAGTATGCTGAGTGGAGAACCAATTCCTGTATTAAAAATGGAGAACGAAAAAGTATTTGCAGGAACAATTAATCAAAAGGGAAGTTTCCAATTTAAGGCAATAAAAGTAGGTAAGGAAACTATGCTTGCACACATTATCAAAATGGTGCAGGATGCACAAGGCAGTAAAGCACCTGTGCAAAAATTGGTGGACAAGATTGCAGGCATTTTTGTTCCGGTAGTGATGGGTATCGCTATTCTTACTTTTATATTATGGATAATACTCGGAGGCGAAAGTGGCGTGGTACAAGGATTGTTGGCTGCTATTACTGTATTAGTAATTGCTTGTCCATGCGCATTGGGGTTAGCTACGCCAACAGCTATCATGGTGGGTGTAGGTAAAGGTGCAGAAAAAGGTATTTTGATAAAAGATGCTGAAAGTTTGGAATTGGCGAAAAAGGTTGATGCCATAATTTTGGACAAAACCGGCACCATCACCGAAGGCAGACCGGAGGTAATAGGTATCAAATGGTTGCAAAATGATGACAGCGCAAAAGACATTCTTTTCAGTATCGAAAAACAATCAGAACACCCATTGGCAGAAGCGATAGTAAAACATCTTGACGGGGCAGCAAACACAAGCTTAACCCAATTTAATAGCATTACCGGACAAGGTGCAAAAGCAAATCATAACGATGAAACCTATTTTGTAGGGAACAAGAAACTGTTGTTTGAAAACAATATCAGCATGTCAAAGGAATTACAGCAACAAGCTGATGAATGGAGCAATCAAACTAAAACCGTGATTTGGTTTAGCGACAGTAAACAAGTACTTGCCGTTCTGGCTATTTCTGATAAAATCAAAGAAACATCAGTTCAGGCAATCAAAGAATTGCAGGATATGGGCATTGATTTATACATGCTTACAGGTGATAACGAAGCAACCGCAAAAGCCATTGCCGAACAAACAGGTATCAAACATTATAAAGCAGAAGTATTGCCACAGCACAAAGCAGATTTTGTAAAAGAACTACAACAGCGAGGTAATATCGTTGCCATGGTTGGAGACGGCATCAACGACAGTACCGCACTGGCAACTGCAGATGTAAGTATTGCCATGGGCAAAGGCTCAGACATAGCTATGGATGTAGCGAAGATGACCATCATCTCTTCAGATTTAACCAAGATTCCGCAAGCTATTAAATTGTCAAAACAGACCGTAACGACCATTAAGCAAAACTTATTCTGGGCATTTATTTACAACCTTATCGGTATTCCTATTGCTGCCGGTATTTTATATCCTGTAAATGGTTTTTTATTGAACCCAATGATTGCAGGTGCAGCTATGGCGTTGAGCAGTGTGAGTGTAGTAAGTAATAGTTTGCGACTGAAGTGGAAGAAATAA
- a CDS encoding PKD domain-containing protein: MCILPRCSLFFVTFQLIAVLLKAQVTITIDDMPSVGDTAILSRSLANIGMNWNETGQNFHWDYSSLSPQRQEISRYQSVTQTPYFFYFLNFTTYGTKIIDSIGLQQFSIKNIYNFYQKKNNTFSAVGIGASVQGFPLGAKHSDPDDIFYLPLYYGMPPQSNTFKFKLGVGDSIGWAASGTRSTVVDGWGTITTPYGTFPCIRVKSTITETDTITFQGFKIPIPRNQIELRWMSPGYKIPILQVNGTQFLTTTTFTDVIYLDLDRRPVAAFSADIRTGCRPMSVQFANNSERTTQNTWDFGDGNTSTQANPTHTYTEAGAYNVKLIARNSLGVDSVIQNQYIYVIGAEIKITSTKDTVTMANPVVSFYNVSYYPSGQYTWLWDFGDGYFSNQYHSSHYYRKPGVYEVTLYSTNSHGCKDTLFPKKIIVVQEVTAIDLPEWAQGCVIFPNPSFSQQAYLKLGQPTLREATIHILSITGQTIETITVSSGESQIQLPNLASGMYFVIIEQDSRILFREKWVVSNP, from the coding sequence ATGTGTATCCTACCGAGATGCAGCCTGTTTTTTGTAACATTTCAACTCATTGCAGTTCTCTTAAAAGCCCAAGTAACTATCACGATAGACGATATGCCCTCTGTTGGTGATACTGCTATTCTAAGCAGGTCATTAGCCAATATAGGCATGAATTGGAACGAAACCGGCCAGAATTTTCATTGGGACTATTCCAGCCTTTCGCCACAAAGGCAGGAAATATCCCGCTACCAAAGCGTAACTCAAACTCCGTACTTTTTTTATTTCTTGAACTTTACTACTTATGGAACAAAAATCATTGATAGCATTGGACTTCAGCAGTTTTCTATCAAGAATATTTATAATTTTTACCAGAAGAAAAACAATACCTTTTCGGCTGTGGGTATTGGTGCCAGTGTTCAGGGATTTCCTTTGGGAGCCAAACACAGTGATCCTGATGATATTTTCTATTTGCCGTTGTATTATGGGATGCCGCCCCAAAGCAACACATTTAAGTTTAAGTTAGGTGTTGGAGATTCCATTGGCTGGGCTGCTTCGGGAACCCGCAGCACAGTAGTTGATGGCTGGGGAACAATCACAACCCCTTACGGTACTTTTCCGTGCATACGGGTAAAATCAACCATCACAGAAACAGATACTATTACATTTCAAGGGTTTAAAATCCCTATTCCGCGTAATCAAATAGAACTCCGTTGGATGAGCCCGGGATACAAGATTCCTATTTTACAAGTAAATGGCACACAATTTTTAACGACAACGACTTTTACGGATGTTATTTACTTAGACCTTGACCGCCGGCCGGTAGCTGCTTTTTCCGCAGATATTCGTACCGGATGCCGCCCTATGTCCGTTCAGTTTGCAAATAATAGTGAACGAACAACCCAAAATACGTGGGATTTTGGGGACGGAAATACTTCTACCCAAGCTAACCCAACTCATACATACACCGAAGCAGGAGCCTATAACGTAAAACTTATCGCCAGAAATAGCTTAGGTGTAGATTCAGTGATTCAAAATCAATACATTTACGTTATTGGTGCTGAAATCAAAATTACTTCAACCAAAGATACCGTAACGATGGCCAATCCGGTAGTGAGTTTTTATAATGTCAGCTATTATCCCAGCGGCCAATACACGTGGCTGTGGGACTTTGGAGACGGCTATTTTAGTAACCAATATCATTCTTCTCATTACTACCGAAAACCCGGTGTCTATGAAGTAACTCTTTATTCAACGAATTCACATGGCTGCAAAGATACTTTGTTTCCCAAGAAAATTATTGTTGTTCAGGAAGTTACCGCAATAGACTTGCCGGAGTGGGCACAAGGATGCGTTATTTTTCCCAACCCCTCATTTTCCCAGCAAGCATATTTGAAACTTGGGCAACCCACCCTTAGAGAAGCAACTATTCATATTTTATCTATAACCGGACAAACCATAGAAACGATCACCGTTTCTTCGGGAGAAAGTCAGATACAACTGCCAAATTTGGCTTCTGGAATGTATTTCGTGATTATAGAGCAGGATTCTCGGATTCTTTTTAGGGAAAAATGGGTTGTTTCTAATCCATAA
- a CDS encoding phosphatase PAP2 family protein, with translation MSYSFERLLVTVLTIALFAAGYFYADGVNIKMVQNGGSFAELYSWVDAYIPFIPEFVYGYYLYYLWVLIALPVMRTRERFYQMVAAFGVLQFSALLTFVLFPSHMNRPEIYADSIAATMVKWIYHADTGFNLLPSLHVGHSILVTLFFYEYARKFLPIIVLGTIFIISSTVFIKQHYFIDIPFGVLYAAIAWYVTRPVSSWVGSFEEQRRNH, from the coding sequence ATGTCTTACTCATTTGAGCGTTTGTTGGTTACTGTTCTGACGATTGCGCTATTTGCTGCCGGCTATTTTTATGCAGATGGAGTGAATATCAAGATGGTGCAGAACGGAGGTAGTTTTGCTGAACTTTATTCTTGGGTAGATGCTTACATTCCGTTTATTCCGGAATTTGTTTACGGATATTATCTGTATTATCTGTGGGTGTTGATTGCCTTACCAGTTATGCGCACACGCGAAAGATTCTATCAGATGGTAGCAGCTTTTGGGGTGCTACAATTCTCGGCATTATTAACATTTGTACTTTTCCCCTCACACATGAACCGCCCCGAAATCTATGCAGATTCAATTGCAGCTACAATGGTAAAATGGATTTACCATGCAGATACAGGTTTTAATCTACTGCCCAGTTTACACGTAGGACATTCTATTTTAGTAACCCTATTTTTTTATGAATATGCCCGTAAGTTTCTACCTATCATTGTTTTAGGCACTATATTCATTATTTCTTCTACTGTATTTATCAAGCAGCATTACTTTATTGACATTCCTTTTGGGGTATTGTATGCAGCTATTGCGTGGTATGTTACTCGACCGGTATCTTCGTGGGTAGGGAGCTTTGAAGAGCAACGAAGAAACCATTAA